A window of Pirellula sp. SH-Sr6A contains these coding sequences:
- a CDS encoding dipeptidase, whose protein sequence is MKSLSSSLDKIRARSICSALHLGLATSMLTTGFAGCFVSNGWAQEAKPEYTISEKAMQIHRKAYVFDGHNDLPWEIRKFSKRFDDCDISKPQPKLHTDIERLRKGNVGAQYWSVYVPAETMRAGVAYRTTVEQIELVHAMVKRYPDVFQLCLTSEDIEKARQAGKIASLIGMEGGHSIEDSIQNLRRLYEMGARYMTLTHSDTLAWADAATDQSKHDGLSPFGEEVVREMNRLGMLVDISHVSPATMHDALDISTAPVIFSHSSARSIADHPRNVPDDVLKRLPQNGGVVMINFYSGFVVPKSAAIMKEMFQVRRELQAKYPDDKEKMEREYKQWQVKNPYPAGEATILADHIEHVIKMAGIDHVGLGSDYDGISTAPRGMEDVSTYPLITEMLVQRGYSEEDIHKVLYKNALRVLREAEVAAKKLRATP, encoded by the coding sequence ATGAAGTCACTTTCGTCGTCACTGGATAAGATTCGAGCTCGCAGTATTTGCTCGGCACTGCACCTAGGGCTGGCCACGTCGATGCTAACGACGGGTTTCGCAGGATGTTTTGTATCGAACGGATGGGCACAAGAAGCCAAGCCCGAATACACCATTTCTGAGAAGGCGATGCAGATTCATCGCAAGGCCTATGTCTTCGATGGCCATAACGATCTTCCGTGGGAGATCCGAAAGTTCAGCAAGCGGTTCGACGATTGCGATATCAGTAAGCCGCAGCCGAAGTTGCACACCGATATCGAGAGGCTTCGAAAGGGGAACGTAGGCGCGCAGTACTGGTCTGTATACGTTCCAGCCGAAACGATGCGCGCAGGAGTGGCGTATCGTACGACTGTGGAGCAGATCGAACTGGTACACGCCATGGTGAAGCGGTATCCGGATGTCTTCCAGCTTTGTTTGACATCGGAGGATATTGAAAAGGCTCGCCAAGCAGGGAAGATCGCGTCACTCATCGGAATGGAAGGTGGTCACTCGATCGAGGACTCCATCCAGAATCTGCGTCGACTCTATGAAATGGGGGCAAGGTATATGACCCTGACCCACTCCGATACGTTGGCTTGGGCCGACGCTGCGACCGATCAATCGAAACACGATGGCCTGAGTCCATTCGGGGAAGAGGTCGTACGTGAAATGAATCGGCTAGGAATGTTGGTCGATATCTCCCACGTCTCGCCTGCGACCATGCACGATGCGTTGGATATCTCCACGGCTCCCGTCATTTTTTCCCATTCGTCCGCACGATCGATCGCGGACCATCCACGAAATGTCCCCGATGATGTTCTGAAGAGGCTGCCTCAGAACGGCGGGGTCGTCATGATCAATTTCTACTCGGGATTTGTCGTTCCCAAGAGTGCGGCGATCATGAAGGAGATGTTCCAAGTTCGGCGGGAATTGCAAGCCAAGTATCCGGACGACAAAGAAAAGATGGAGCGTGAGTACAAGCAATGGCAGGTGAAGAACCCCTACCCAGCGGGCGAAGCGACGATTCTCGCAGATCATATTGAACACGTGATCAAGATGGCTGGCATCGACCATGTCGGATTGGGCTCCGATTACGATGGAATCTCGACAGCACCACGTGGTATGGAGGACGTGTCTACTTATCCATTGATCACGGAGATGTTGGTACAGCGGGGGTATAGCGAGGAAGACATTCACAAGGTCCTCTACAAAAACGCCCTGCGCGTACTGCGCGAGGCCGAAGTGGCCGCGAAGAAGCTGCGAGCGACCCCATAA